The following nucleotide sequence is from Nitrospira sp..
CTGATGAAATCGGAGCCGGATGTCTTTTCAATCGATGATCTGGCGCGTGCGCCGCGGCAGACTACGGCTTGGGATGGGGTCCGTAACTATCAAGCGCGTAACTTCATGCGGTCGATGCAGGTGGGAGATCAGGTCTTGTTTTATCACAGCAATGCGGATCCGCCCGCCGTGGCCGGGCTGGCTGAAGTGGTGAAGACTGCGTACCCCGATGCGACGCAGTTCGACAAGCGCGATCCCCACTATGATCCGGCCGTCGATCCGGCGCGGCCTCGATGGTATGTAGTCGATATTCGGTTTCTCCGGAGGTTCGAGGTCCCGCTGGCGCTGGATTTTCTGCGTAAACAAGGGGCGTTGAAGGACATGGAACTGCTCCGACGAGGATCGCGGCTTTCCGTGCAGCCGGTGCGCGAGTCGGAATGGCAGGAAATCCTTCGCTTGGCGCGCGGCCGGGCAGGTCAGTAGGGCCTCACGTGCGGGCCTTTCCATCGTCCAAATAGCGGTGTTGCCAATCCAGCCACGCATGGCCCAACTCATGGGCCAAGATATACCGCCGTCTCGTGACCGGAAGTCGTTTGCGGATATAGATGGTTTTGGTTTCGTTGTCCCAAATCCCGTCGGCGTTCGTGTCTCGCCGGTCCATCTCGGAGTCCGTGAGCTGTCGAACCGTGATGTGGTATCCGAAGGGGAGGACGACTTTATTCGGTATGCGCACGTGATCCTCGTCTGTTGGGCAATGGGCGACCGCTGTCCCCAAGCTTGCGAGTAGCCTACCATATTTCCTCGGTGCGCTTCCGCTGACGAACAGGCACCATATCAAAGACTTAGCTGAGAACAACGGGAGTGTGGAGAGGATTTCCTTTGAAAGAGCGGATAGTGTAAGATGCGCGCATGGTAGACGGACTCTTAGCTCACGAACTGGCTCAGCCCTATCCCGCCGTCGTCAGGGTCGTCGGAGTCAAGATCCGTGACCGCGGCGAAGTGAAGAAATTCGACGCGGGTAATGCATGCCTCCGGGTGGGGGACCGTGTGCTGCTCGACGTGGCCGGGGAACTGAGTTACGGAGTGGTCTATGGAGCCCCTCAGGTTGTGCCGTTCATTCCGCCGATGCGCGTGATGCAACCCATCACCAGAAAGGCGACCTCGGAGGATGATGCCACCATCGAGCGGTACGAGCGGCTCTCGATCGATGGCTGGAAGGCCTGCCGGGAGCAAGCGGCGGCGCTCGGCTTGAGGATGAAGCTGGTTGAA
It contains:
- a CDS encoding EVE domain-containing protein, which encodes MAGKRQYWLMKSEPDVFSIDDLARAPRQTTAWDGVRNYQARNFMRSMQVGDQVLFYHSNADPPAVAGLAEVVKTAYPDATQFDKRDPHYDPAVDPARPRWYVVDIRFLRRFEVPLALDFLRKQGALKDMELLRRGSRLSVQPVRESEWQEILRLARGRAGQ
- a CDS encoding ImmA/IrrE family metallo-endopeptidase; the protein is MRIPNKVVLPFGYHITVRQLTDSEMDRRDTNADGIWDNETKTIYIRKRLPVTRRRYILAHELGHAWLDWQHRYLDDGKART